The genomic stretch ACGGACGCCTAAAAGAAAAACAAGGGGGACCATGAGGCTGCTCAGAACAGCCTGCCACAGGCGGGCTGTATCGAAGAATCCCTTGACTCCGCTGACCATCATGGTCAGCTCCAGGAAAAGCGGGTATCCGGGTGATCGGAAGGAATCGGGTTTTGGATTTGTCGTGTTCTCCTCGGACGAGTAGACCCCGTATTTGTAAAGATTGTAGGCGTAAAACGCGTATTGCCTTGCATCCGCTTGGATGGTTGTCCTGGTGACCTTGTTGTAGGCTGTTCTAAAACCCAGCGCAAAAAGGGTTAAGATGATCAGAAGTGCAATAGCGTGGCTACGTTTCATCCACCGTCACCGTGTCCCCGTGTCACCGTGTCTGCTTTACTCCGCGTCCCCGTGTCTGCTCCACCCCCCGCGTCACCGTGTCTGCTTCACTCCGCGTCGGTTTCCTCACTCCTGTCCATTCGCAGTTGGCTGATCTGCTCCGAGACCAGGCCCAGCATGAAGATGATCAGGGATGATGTGAACAGAAGCATGGACATGTTGGAAAACCGGTGCGATGTCAGGAATGTGTAAAGGTAATACCCCCCCCCTGTGAGGAACAGGGCCCCGCTCAGGGGAAGGAAGACCCTGAAAGGTGAGTACAGGGTCGCGATCTTGGTGATGATGAGGAAGAAGCGCGTTCCGTCGGCGAAAAGACGGATCTTGCTGCTGGAACCTTTGCCTCTCGGTGGTGCGTCGATGGGCACATACTTCAACCTGAGTCCCGATCGCAGGTAGGACATGGTCATGGTCGTGGGGTAGGAGAAAGTGTTGGGAAGGAGATACAGGTAGCGCCTGGCCGTCTTTCTCCTTGTGGCTCGGAACCCCGATGTCAGGTCGAGTATTTTGAATTTCGTCACGTAGGATGCCATCCAGTTGTAAATGGTGTTTGCAGCCAGCCGGTGGGCGCCCGCGTGGCTTTTGCCTGACCGGGCGGCGACGACGAGATCGTAATCGTCCAGTTCCTTAAGCAGCGGAGGTATCACTTCGGGCCGGTGCTGGCCGTCACCGTCCATGAGGACGATCTTTTCCCCGGCGGCCCGCCGTATCCCCGTCTTCACCGCGGCGCCGTTGCCGATATTGTAGGGGTGGGACACCACCTTTGCCCCGGCACTTTCCCCGGCTTTTGCCGTGTCATCGGTGGAGGCATCGTTTACAACGAGAATCTCGTAATTACCGGTCATATCGGACATCACTTCCTGGATGCCGGCAATGAGATCGGGCAGGTTCGCTTCCTCGTTATATGCGGGAATGATGATGCTCAGGTCCATGGGTGCACAAATTACATGGTTCAGCGGGGCAAGTAAAGGGTGGGTATCGAGGTATCGA from bacterium BMS3Abin14 encodes the following:
- the arnC_1 gene encoding undecaprenyl-phosphate 4-deoxy-4-formamido-L-arabinose transferase; protein product: MDLSIIIPAYNEEANLPDLIAGIQEVMSDMTGNYEILVVNDASTDDTAKAGESAGAKVVSHPYNIGNGAAVKTGIRRAAGEKIVLMDGDGQHRPEVIPPLLKELDDYDLVVAARSGKSHAGAHRLAANTIYNWMASYVTKFKILDLTSGFRATRRKTARRYLYLLPNTFSYPTTMTMSYLRSGLRLKYVPIDAPPRGKGSSSKIRLFADGTRFFLIITKIATLYSPFRVFLPLSGALFLTGGGYYLYTFLTSHRFSNMSMLLFTSSLIIFMLGLVSEQISQLRMDRSEETDAE